A region of Paractinoplanes abujensis DNA encodes the following proteins:
- a CDS encoding deoxyribonuclease IV, with translation MLLSPSDRRIGSHTKTSGGLAKAALPYVDAAGSETLQVYVSNSRGWALPPGDPKQDVLFRDGIGERAIPAYIHASLLVNLGSPTELTVEKSAAVLAHALERGQAIGATAVVFHAGSSVDEAHEDKAFHQLHEVLLPLLERPGMPQLLVEPSAGGGRSLASKVQDLERYLDAVENHPGLGVCFDTCHAWAAGHDLATPGGMTATLDALVATVGRDRVRLIHANDSKDDCGSTRDRHETIGAGRIGTAAFAELMTHPATAGVPVIVETPTVEHEGHAADIALLKSLR, from the coding sequence GTGCTTCTGAGTCCGTCCGATCGCCGGATCGGTTCGCACACCAAGACGTCGGGCGGGCTGGCCAAGGCCGCCCTGCCGTACGTGGACGCCGCCGGGTCCGAGACGCTGCAGGTGTACGTCTCGAACTCGCGCGGCTGGGCCCTGCCGCCCGGCGACCCGAAGCAGGACGTGCTGTTCCGCGACGGCATCGGCGAACGCGCGATCCCGGCGTACATCCACGCCTCGCTGCTCGTGAACCTGGGCTCGCCGACCGAGCTGACCGTGGAGAAGTCGGCGGCCGTGCTGGCCCACGCGCTCGAACGGGGCCAGGCCATCGGGGCGACCGCTGTGGTCTTCCACGCCGGCAGCTCGGTCGACGAAGCCCACGAGGACAAGGCGTTCCACCAGCTGCACGAGGTGCTGCTGCCGCTGCTGGAGCGCCCGGGAATGCCCCAGCTGCTGGTCGAGCCGAGCGCCGGGGGCGGGCGCAGCCTGGCCTCCAAGGTGCAGGACCTCGAGCGCTACCTGGACGCGGTGGAGAACCACCCCGGCCTGGGCGTCTGCTTCGACACCTGTCACGCCTGGGCTGCCGGGCACGACCTGGCCACCCCCGGCGGCATGACCGCGACGCTGGACGCGCTGGTCGCCACGGTCGGCCGCGACCGCGTCAGACTGATCCACGCGAACGACTCCAAGGACGACTGCGGCTCCACCCGCGACCGTCACGAGACGATCGGCGCGGGCCGCATCGGCACGGCCGCGTTCGCCGAGCTGATGACCCACCCGGCCACGGCCGGCGTGCCCGTCATCGTGGAGACGCCCACGGTCGAGCACGAGGGCCACGCGGCCGACATCGCGCTGCTCAAATCCCTCCGCTGA